From Rhinolophus sinicus isolate RSC01 linkage group LG15, ASM3656204v1, whole genome shotgun sequence, the proteins below share one genomic window:
- the PRR11 gene encoding proline-rich protein 11: MPKFKQRRRKLKAKAKRLFKKKEASHFQSKLITPPPPPPSPERVVIPSTDTSLSRSWLRSSWNFKFPSIKDAVKVWTNRIWSICNWCQNCIAQSLEVLKVTIFPSRFCHRELHSLKQRFCILESELHKLQEALKALSEHSSCPSCGQKCYRSGELRLVPACALTTAGESGAVLPPTLLPPADHLRAPAPPPPPPPPPPPPPLPPPAPLIAPLLIRKSNLPKALEARPLKKDGPMQITVKDLLAVKLKKTQSFDERTKLVPSPKARNPLVTVSDLQRVTLKPNSKVSSTRVTNVLITPGKSQIDLRKLLRKVDVERSPGGTPLTNKENMETGIGLTPVMTRALRRKFQLAHPRSPTQTLPLSTSGFDEQN, encoded by the exons ATGCCCAAGTTCAAGCAACGAAGAAGAAAGCTAAAGGCCAAAGCAAAAAgattattcaaaaaaaaagaagcctcTCACTTTCAGTCCAAGCTAATTACACCTCCCCCTCCACCACCCTCACCAGAAAG agtGGTTATTCCTTCAACAGATACATCCCTTAGCAGAAGCTGGCTAAGATCATCCTGGAACTTCAAATTTCCTAGTATCAAAGATGCAGTAAAAGTTTGGACAAATCGAATATGGTCCATATGCAACTGGTGTCAGAACTGCATAGCCCAG AGCTTAGAAGTACTGAAAGTCACCATCTTTCCATCCCGTTTCTGCCACCGAGAACTTCATAGTCTAAAACAACGGTTTTGCATTTTGGAAAGTGAATTACATAAGCTCCAGGAAGCACTAAAG GCTCTCTCAGAACATTCTTCCTGTCCAAGCTGCGGTCAAAAGTGTTACAGGAGCGGTGAACTTCGTCTTGTGCCTGCCTGTGCTCTAACCACCGCTGGAGAATCCGGGGCTGTACTTCCTCCCACGCTGCTGCCACCCGCTGACCATCTCCGAGCTCCTGCACCACCgcctccaccacctccaccccctccacctcctcctctgcccccacctgcaCCTCTGATAGCTCCTTTGCTGATTAGAAAATCCAATCTCCCTAAAGCGcttgag GCTAGACCGCTAAAAAAAGATGGACCCATGCAGATAACAGTGAAAGACCTACTGGctgtgaaattaaagaaaacacagagtTTTGATGAAAGGACGAAG CTTGTTCCATCACCAAAGGCCCGGAATCCACTAGTAACGGTCTCTGATTTGCAACGTGTTACCCTGAAGCCCAACTCCAAAGTGTCATCAACTCGAGTCACAAATGTCTTAAT TACTCCTGGTAAAAGTCAGATAGATCTGCGGAAACTACTTAGAAAAGTCGATGTAGAAAG GAGCCCAGGTGGGACCCCACTTaccaataaagaaaatatggaaacaggAATTGGACTCACGCCAGTAATGACCCGAGCATTGAGGAGAAAGTTTCAG ctgGCTCACCCTAGAAGCCCAACTCAAACTCTGCCACTTTCTACAAGTGGCTTTGATGAACAAAACTGA